In the genome of Arenicella xantha, the window CTACGCGTCGCTGACTGAGCAATTACTCAAAGAAGCCGCACAGTGCTATACCCGCGCTGGCGATACCACACTTATCCGTTGCCACGGTGATTGTCATCCAAGCAATATATTATGGACCGATAACGGGCCGCATATTGTGGATTTTGATGATGCGCGTATGGCACCCGCAGTCCAGGACTTGTGGATGTTTCTAGCTGGTGACCGGCCTGATCGAACCGCTGGTTTAGACGCAGTATTAACCGGTTACACGGAGTTTTGCGACTTTGACGCGCGCGAATTACACTTGATCGAGGCATTACGCACACTGCGATTAATTCACTATTATGGCTGGTTGGCTAAGCGCTGGGACGACCCAGCATTCAAAATGGCCTTCCCGTGGTTCAATACTCAACGCAGTTGGGAAGATCATATTTTAAGCCTCCGTGAACAGGCCGCGTTATTGCACGAAGAACCGCTATCTTGGTTTGGATAATCGAGGCCTTCGGCCAATTTCTATTAGCGCTGAGATATCACTAACCGTCATAAATAGTTATCACTAACCGTCATAAACACCTGTAAAGGCGGAAACACCGGCTGAGTCGGCAACCGATATGCACGCCCTAAACGGTCATACACTGCTCCAGAGTTCGGATCCACAAAGCCACCGAACCAAGGCAGCTGATTTGGTAACTGCGGCGGCACCTTAGCACTGAACATAATCTCAATTCCGGCACGTTCAGTTTTGACCGATACCGCGCACACCACCACGGTGGCACCACAGCCGCTCATTGGGTCGTGAACAAATGCCGATAACTCGAGCGCCTGTGATCGTTGCGATGCACTCAGCCGAGTAGCCCAAACTCGCTCGTTCCCAAGCCTACGCAATGCGGTTTCCCCGATCTGCACATTATCAAACGCGGTTGCCGGATTAGTAACTCTCGGGGGGCCAGATAAGCTTCGAAACAAAATAAACAAAAACGCCAACGCGAGTAGCGCAAACATAATCTTCACGACTCGCAGCAAACCCTCTCGAGCCATTATTTCATCGCCTTCACGGAGATTATTTCAGCTTGCCAGCTAAGTCCTTCCAGACTTGAGTTAAGACCTTTAAAGTCTAGGTTTTGAACAACCTCGCCAGTCGTCTCAGGAGCGAGACTAAATAACACATCGCGCTCCAACCGCATAAGCTGCTTACACTCCGCGCCTGACTCGCACTGCGACACAGTCACAGCATAGCCAACACGGTTGAGCGTAGCACTGGCGTGGGTATTCTCAAGACATATCGCAATATCGTAGTTACTACGATAGGTATGCTGGGCGGTAATACCACACACAAGCAACTCCGAAGGCGAGATTAAGCCGACCTTAGCACTCCGAGTAGCACCATCATACCAAGCGCCGGCAGCAGCCAATATTAGGGTGATCACCGTCAGTATAATTTTGTGTTTCTTGGTCAAATTCGACAAGAACAACACCCAAATTAGAAACAAGACCAACAGTACAATAACAACTCTAATCATCCGTTCCTCGGCATGTTGACAATAGTAAAAGATTTCAAGACAGTAAATTCACTGGCATGATAGCACCTCATGTCATAACATCGTCAAAGACACACAGATCATATCGCAATGACAAGCTCGGTTCGCCCATCAGATACACCGCTACTCATCGCAAAAACTCTCTCAGGATTGATAAAGCCAACCAAATGACCATCGAAAAACTTACCCACAAATCGATCTTAAAGGCGATGTTCAAGGATCAAATGATCTCGGTTGCGGAAGCAAAGCGAATTGACGTCAATTTAGCAGGGTCCATCAACGACCCGATCCACCCCCTTACCGGGATCGCTAAAAGTTTACCCGAGCATCAACAGTTGGGCATCAAGATTACTCTGGAATATCTGTGCGAATGGTTTGCTAAACAAGTCGATGTGCCGTACTTCGTGATCGACCCGTTGAAAATCGACATCGGCGCAGTCACACAAGTAGTCGCGCCCCAATACGCCAAAAAACATGGCATTTTGGCTGTAAGTTCAACACCAGAGTTTGTTACCTTGGCGGTCAAAAACCCGTTGGACTTATCTTGGCGAGATGATCTTGAGAATATTCTTAGACGAGAAGTTCGTGTGGTGTTCGCCAACCCAAACGATGTTGAACGCTATATCTCTGAGTTTTATACGCTGGCCAAGTCAATTAGCCAGTCGACAATTTCAGACGAGCGAGCCGGCGTCAGTATTCAGCAAAATCTCGAGCAATTAGTTGACCTCGGGCGACGCGGCCAACTCGATGCGGAAGACCACCACATAGTTCAACTCGTAGACTGGTTATTGCAGTATGCATTTGAACAGCGTGCTAGTGATATTCATCTAGAACCACGCAAGACAATGGGCGAAATCCGCTTCCGAATAGACGGTATCTTGCATCATGCTTATCAGGTTCCGCCGAATGTCTTATTAGCCATTATTGGCCGCTTAAAAACCTTAGGTCGAATGGATATCGCGGAAAAAAGACGACCTCTCGATGGTCGCTTAAAAACCCGCACACCCGACGAAAAGGAAATCGAACTTCGATTGTCGACCATTCCCACCGCCATGGGCGAGAAGCTGGTCATGCGAATCTTCGACCCAGAGGTATTGCAACGTAGTTTCACGCAACTCGGCTTGAATGACACTGAGCTTGCAACTTGGCATCAATTAACCGCACACACTAACGGTATTATCTTAGTCACCGGCCCCACCGGTTCGGGCAAAACGACCACGCTTTACTCGACCCTAAAGAACCTAGCGACCAGCGAGGTAAATGTTTGTACCATCGAAGATCCAATTGAAATGGTCGAGCCAGCATTTAACCAAATTCAAGTACATTCGGCGATTGATTTAGATTTCGCTGCCGGCGTAAAAGCGTTGCTACGGCAAGATCCCGACATCATTATGATTGGCGAGATCCGCGATTTAAAAACTGCAGAAATGGCAATTCAAGCCGCCTTGACCGGCCATTTAGTACTTTCCACTTTGCACACCAATGATTCACCATCGGCAATTACACGAATGCTCGAACTTGGCGTGCCGGCGTATCTGATCAACGCCACCGTGCTCGGAGTCTTAGCGCAGCGACTAGTGCGTACCTTGTGTCCTAATTGTAAAGAACCCGACACCGTTGACCCCACAGTTTGGCAAAGCTTCACCAAGGGAATTGATGTTGACCTCGAAACACCATGCAAACCAGTCGGCTGTATCGAATGCCGACAAACAGGATTTTTGGGCCGAGTAGGGCTTTATGAAATGCTTGAGATGAGTAACTCACTCAAATCCAAGGTAAAACCAGATGCTGATTTAGAAATCTTACGCCAGCAAACTAAGGACGATGGCCTGCGCACCTTACGTTACAGCGGCGCTAAAAAGGTTGCTGAAGGTTTCACAACTATTGAAGAGGTACTGCGCGTTACGCCGTTTGTGGCGTAATGTTTCGCTATGCACGATTTAGGGCGACCCAGCAAACATAGCCGAGGTTTTGAACGGTCAAGCTTACGGCACAGTTCTGGACGCAGCTTGTTTGGACGCAAACGCCGTGGCTTATCGAGCACTAAGAAAAAGCGCAGTTGGTTTTGGCGCTGGACCTGGCGCCTAGTTCTTTTCATCTGCTTTATCTCAGCGTTACCGATGGTTTTGCTGCGCTTTTATGACCCACCTACCAGTAGTTTTATTGAGTTGAATAAACGCAATCACAATAAAAACATAAAGCACGAATGGGTTAACTTTGAACAGGTGTCAGAGTATTTCCCAAATGCCGTGATTGCGTCTGAAGACCAACAGTTTCCGAGCCATCATGGATTCGACTTAACTCAGATCAAAGAAGTGTTAGAGAACCGTAAAAATGGTATATCTCGCGGTGCCAGCACCATTACTCAGCAGACCGTAAAGAATTTATTCCTATGGCCCGGACGCAGCTATTTGCGCAAGGGATTAGAAGCGTGGTTAGTCGCTTGGATGGAATTGATCATACCGAAAAAACGTATTTTGGAGCTTTACATTAATTTCGCTCAATTTGGTAAATCAGTATTCGGTGTGGGCGCGGCCAGCCAATACTATTTTGGCATTCCAGCACACCAACTCAGTGCCGAGCAGTCGGCCTTAATTGCCGCTAGCCTACCGACTCCATCGCGCTCCAATCCAGCCAAACCGTCGGCCTATTTAACTAAGCGAGCCGCGTATATAATGGACCAAATGCCACGTGTCGGTGGCCGTCGTATGATCCGCGAACTCTAGTTTTTACTTGCGCGGTTAACCGTGAGAAACTTCCCCAGATGAACAGACAATACCCAACCTCCAGACTGCGCCGTGCGCGCAGTGCTAATTTTGCACGGCGCTTGGTACGTGAAACAACGCTCAATGCAGACGACCTAATATTGCCAGTGTTTGTTATTGAGGGCGAGAATCGTACTGAATCGATCGACTCCATGCCCGGCGTGCAACGAATGAGTATCGACTTGTTGGTCAACAAAGCTCAGCGACTGGTAGAATTAGGCATTCCGGCCATTGCGTTATTTCCAGTGGTTGGTGAAAACAAAAAGTCGCTAAGCGCCGATGAGGCCTACAACCCTGACGGTTTAGCACAACGCGCCGTTCGCGCAATTAAAGCCGCCACACCAGAACTCGGTGTAATCACCGACGTCGCGCTCGACCCGTTCACAAGCCACGGTCAAGACGGTTTGCTAAACGAGCAGGGCTATGTCATGAATGACGAGACCGTCGAGGTATTAGTTAAACAGGCACTGTCCCATGCCGAGGCTGGCGCTGATATTGTGGCACCTTCTGACATGATGGACGGGCGCATTGCGCAGATACGAGCTGGTCTCGAAATTGAAGGCTATGTAAATACCCAGATCTTGGCCTATTCAGCAAAATACGCATCGGCTTTTTACGGTCCGTTTCGCGATGCCGTGGGTTCTGCCAGCAACCTTGCCGGCGCCGATAAATATACCTACCAAATGGACCCTGCTAATGGCGACGAGTCATTGCATGAGGTTCGCTTGGATATTGACGAAGGCGCCGACTACGTGATGGTTAAGCCGGGCATGCCGTACCTCGATATAGTTCGACGTGTAAAGGAAACCTTTCAAATGCCGACCTTTGTGTACCAAGTCAGTGGCGAATACGCCATGTTGAAGGCCGCTGCACAAAATGGTTGGTTAAATGAACAAGACTCCGTATTGGAAGCACTAATGAGCATAAAACGCGCCGGAGCTAACGCAATTCTCACTTACTATGCGGAAGATGTCGCCAACTGGTTATCAACGAAATAGAGAACATTCGATATGAGTTTTGAATACTTACACAGCATGCTGCGCGTGGAAAACCTCGACACCGCGCTCGATTTCTTTTGCAACAAACTAGGGTTAATCGAAACCAGCCGACAGGACAATAAGGTAGGGCAGTACACCTTAGTATTTCTAGCTGCCCCACATGACTTAGCTCGCGCCAAAGAGCATCAAGCACCGTTGGTCGAACTCACTTACAACTGGGGCGAAAACCAATACGACAGTGGCCGAAACTTCGGTCATTTAGCGTATCGCGTTGACGACATATACGCTCACTGCCAAAAGTTGATGGATGCCGGCGTAGTAATCAACCGACCACCACGCGACGGTTATATGGCGTTTATTCGCACACCGGACGGCATCTCGATTGAACTACTGCAAAAAGGTGACGCCTTGGCACCGCAAGAACCGTGGGCCTCGATGGAAAATACTGGAGCGTGGTAATTGAGCGAGAGCAACTTAGGTTCATACCTGGCAGCTAACCTTGTAAAAACCTTAGGCTTTAAAAATCGTTGAATCGACCCTATATTAGGTTGTATACCAGCAAACATGAGGATGCTTAATGCTGATTTCAAATATGGAAGTCATACCAGATCGACGCGTAGTCAAGCACCTAGGATTAGTGCAAGGCAGCACAGTGCGCGCGAAGCACGTTGGGCGTGACATTATGGCCGGATTCAAGAATATCTTGGGCGGCGAATTGGTCGGCTACACTGAGCTGATGAGTGAAGCACGTGATGAAGCCAAACAACGCATGATCGCGCAAGCTGAGAGCATTGGCGCAAATGCCGTATTAAATGTACGTTTCGCTACCGCATCGGTGGCACAAGGCGCGGCTGAACTATTCGCCTACGGCACCGCAGTGGTACTCGACGGCGTCGACGGTTAAGCCCTCGCATGATTGAATTTGTTATCTTTCTCAGCCTGATCCTCTTAGGTTTCGGTTTTGGTAGCTATCGGGAGAAACAACACTACCGGTCAATCATTGAGCGCGAGGCACAGTACCGCGATATTTTGGTGTTCGAGTCGAGCTACCCCAAAGAGCAAACCGATGGGCACGGTGGTCAGTTGGTGCAAGGCAGCGTGGTGATCTCGGCCGACTACTTTAAAACCTTCGTAGCCGGACTACGCAAGCTGATCGGCGGCCGGCTCCGTAGCTACGAGAGCTTGCTTGACCGCGGCCGACGCGAAGCAGTTCTCAGAATGAAGCACGAGGCGCATCAAGCTGGCGCCAACCATGTGTTTAACGTCCGTTTTGAAACATCGTCGATTTCCAAAGGCGAGAGCGGCACACTTAGTTCTGTCGAAGTATTGGTGTATGGCAGTGCGGTAAAGCGATAGCTCGTGCAATTTGAAAATCGTCAACCGGCAGATGGAATCAACGCGCCGCCTGAACACCCATTAAAGGAATTTACTCAGCTGCTAATCGCCGTTGGTCTTACCTGCGTTGCGCTGGTCGCACTGCTTACCTATATCGCAGGTCAATTAGCGCACCATATCCCGTTTCGTTATGAGCAAGACATGGTGGCCAATATAAGCTGGCTC includes:
- the mtgA gene encoding monofunctional biosynthetic peptidoglycan transglycosylase produces the protein MHDLGRPSKHSRGFERSSLRHSSGRSLFGRKRRGLSSTKKKRSWFWRWTWRLVLFICFISALPMVLLRFYDPPTSSFIELNKRNHNKNIKHEWVNFEQVSEYFPNAVIASEDQQFPSHHGFDLTQIKEVLENRKNGISRGASTITQQTVKNLFLWPGRSYLRKGLEAWLVAWMELIIPKKRILELYINFAQFGKSVFGVGAASQYYFGIPAHQLSAEQSALIAASLPTPSRSNPAKPSAYLTKRAAYIMDQMPRVGGRRMIREL
- the hemB gene encoding porphobilinogen synthase, whose translation is MNRQYPTSRLRRARSANFARRLVRETTLNADDLILPVFVIEGENRTESIDSMPGVQRMSIDLLVNKAQRLVELGIPAIALFPVVGENKKSLSADEAYNPDGLAQRAVRAIKAATPELGVITDVALDPFTSHGQDGLLNEQGYVMNDETVEVLVKQALSHAEAGADIVAPSDMMDGRIAQIRAGLEIEGYVNTQILAYSAKYASAFYGPFRDAVGSASNLAGADKYTYQMDPANGDESLHEVRLDIDEGADYVMVKPGMPYLDIVRRVKETFQMPTFVYQVSGEYAMLKAAAQNGWLNEQDSVLEALMSIKRAGANAILTYYAEDVANWLSTK
- a CDS encoding YbjQ family protein; protein product: MLISNMEVIPDRRVVKHLGLVQGSTVRAKHVGRDIMAGFKNILGGELVGYTELMSEARDEAKQRMIAQAESIGANAVLNVRFATASVAQGAAELFAYGTAVVLDGVDG
- a CDS encoding GspE/PulE family protein — translated: MTIEKLTHKSILKAMFKDQMISVAEAKRIDVNLAGSINDPIHPLTGIAKSLPEHQQLGIKITLEYLCEWFAKQVDVPYFVIDPLKIDIGAVTQVVAPQYAKKHGILAVSSTPEFVTLAVKNPLDLSWRDDLENILRREVRVVFANPNDVERYISEFYTLAKSISQSTISDERAGVSIQQNLEQLVDLGRRGQLDAEDHHIVQLVDWLLQYAFEQRASDIHLEPRKTMGEIRFRIDGILHHAYQVPPNVLLAIIGRLKTLGRMDIAEKRRPLDGRLKTRTPDEKEIELRLSTIPTAMGEKLVMRIFDPEVLQRSFTQLGLNDTELATWHQLTAHTNGIILVTGPTGSGKTTTLYSTLKNLATSEVNVCTIEDPIEMVEPAFNQIQVHSAIDLDFAAGVKALLRQDPDIIMIGEIRDLKTAEMAIQAALTGHLVLSTLHTNDSPSAITRMLELGVPAYLINATVLGVLAQRLVRTLCPNCKEPDTVDPTVWQSFTKGIDVDLETPCKPVGCIECRQTGFLGRVGLYEMLEMSNSLKSKVKPDADLEILRQQTKDDGLRTLRYSGAKKVAEGFTTIEEVLRVTPFVA
- a CDS encoding YbjQ family protein, producing the protein MIEFVIFLSLILLGFGFGSYREKQHYRSIIEREAQYRDILVFESSYPKEQTDGHGGQLVQGSVVISADYFKTFVAGLRKLIGGRLRSYESLLDRGRREAVLRMKHEAHQAGANHVFNVRFETSSISKGESGTLSSVEVLVYGSAVKR
- a CDS encoding VOC family protein; the protein is MSFEYLHSMLRVENLDTALDFFCNKLGLIETSRQDNKVGQYTLVFLAAPHDLARAKEHQAPLVELTYNWGENQYDSGRNFGHLAYRVDDIYAHCQKLMDAGVVINRPPRDGYMAFIRTPDGISIELLQKGDALAPQEPWASMENTGAW